One Psychrobacillus glaciei genomic region harbors:
- a CDS encoding DUF6509 family protein: MKITSYEVGKIKDPTGIIAGDRYEFLLGIEVPEEDELYGDGESLDLRVILAVEDANERIVQYHILYRSNGKLLDFGLEDEEEIEILTFCKEHYTEAI; encoded by the coding sequence TTGAAAATAACATCCTATGAAGTGGGAAAAATAAAAGATCCAACGGGTATTATAGCAGGAGATCGTTATGAGTTTCTATTAGGTATTGAAGTGCCTGAAGAGGATGAATTATATGGGGATGGTGAATCATTAGATTTACGAGTTATTTTAGCTGTTGAAGATGCTAACGAGCGAATTGTACAGTACCATATTTTATACCGAAGCAATGGTAAATTATTAGATTTTGGTCTAGAAGATGAAGAAGAAATAGAGATACTTACATTTTGCAAGGAACACTATACCGAAGCAATATAG
- a CDS encoding superoxide dismutase family protein, translating into MKKRYIFILLATMVVLGGCNFSSADADLNETVEVSLINTEGKEVGQATLTEHSKGVHIHLKAEGLTPGVKAIHFHETAICEKPEFTTAGAHFNPTHKEHGFENPKGYHAGDLPNIEIGEDGKVELETVSPALVLAAGKSNSLLDADGSSIIIHENADDYKTDPSGNSGKRIICGEIKK; encoded by the coding sequence ATGAAAAAGCGATACATTTTTATTTTGCTAGCTACAATGGTTGTACTTGGAGGGTGTAATTTCTCATCCGCAGATGCTGACTTAAATGAAACCGTGGAAGTTTCGTTAATAAACACAGAAGGAAAAGAAGTTGGCCAAGCTACACTCACAGAACATTCTAAAGGTGTACATATCCACTTAAAGGCAGAAGGATTAACACCAGGAGTAAAAGCTATACATTTTCATGAGACAGCTATATGTGAAAAACCAGAATTTACAACTGCAGGGGCTCATTTTAACCCTACTCACAAGGAGCATGGCTTTGAAAACCCAAAAGGCTATCATGCCGGTGATTTGCCTAACATAGAGATTGGCGAAGATGGTAAAGTAGAATTAGAAACAGTATCTCCTGCATTAGTTTTAGCTGCCGGGAAAAGTAATTCGCTTTTAGACGCAGATGGTAGCTCAATTATTATCCATGAAAATGCAGATGATTATAAAACAGATCCCTCTGGAAATTCTGGAAAACGAATTATTTGTGGGGAAATTAAAAAGTAA
- a CDS encoding glyoxalase produces MFNSVILYTNKLKQLKGFYGNVLGLSILEASSKHFTASIGKSTLIFRESEKPASYHFAINIPGNQFKLAKHWALEKVRLNREDAVDEIYYSRFEADAFYFEDPVGNVIEFIARRNVDKWSDFSVESLLNLSEVSITTPFVEEVGEQLQNIGIPISGHVDIEPNELNFLGSKETFILLVPPKRRWYFSKRMSEISPLEIELTDGKRIVVSNEGRAEII; encoded by the coding sequence ATGTTCAATTCAGTAATATTGTATACGAATAAGCTAAAGCAATTAAAGGGGTTTTATGGTAATGTGCTTGGACTTAGCATTTTAGAAGCTAGTAGTAAGCATTTCACTGCATCCATTGGTAAGTCGACACTTATCTTTCGGGAGTCTGAAAAACCTGCATCTTATCATTTTGCGATTAATATTCCCGGAAATCAGTTTAAGCTTGCTAAACACTGGGCATTAGAAAAAGTGAGATTAAACAGAGAGGATGCGGTGGATGAAATTTATTATTCACGTTTCGAAGCAGATGCCTTTTACTTTGAGGACCCAGTCGGAAATGTGATTGAATTCATTGCTAGACGTAATGTGGATAAATGGAGTGATTTTAGTGTGGAGTCACTGTTAAATTTAAGTGAGGTAAGCATTACCACTCCTTTTGTAGAAGAGGTAGGGGAACAACTCCAAAATATTGGCATTCCTATCTCAGGTCATGTGGATATCGAACCGAATGAACTGAACTTCTTAGGAAGTAAAGAAACGTTTATTTTATTGGTTCCACCTAAACGACGATGGTATTTTTCAAAAAGAATGAGTGAAATTTCTCCATTGGAGATAGAACTTACAGATGGAAAGAGAATTGTTGTTTCGAATGAAGGAAGAGCTGAAATAATATAA
- a CDS encoding MFS transporter gives MKKKDPIWTKAFISLFTTNFSIFIVFYGLVSALPLYAKDVLSRSDEDAGLLMTIFLISAIIVRPFSGKLLDLVGKRKILWTTLFLYLICTGLYYVVEPFQALLVLRFVQGIFFSIATTASGSLAADNIPTSRRGAGLGYFTMSTNLAVVVGPFVALTFIQFFSYDILFLSLTTLLILGATAALMIPADKKRAKSLPKTKLSWNDLFEKKALPIAFNASLVAFAYASVLSYLSIYSQEKGLLHLTSSFFAVFAAVMLLTRPFTGRIFDEKGPQYIIIPGLFSFIIGLVLLAFMNSPSLFLLAGAFIGLGYGAVVPSFQTLAIQSTKNERSGYATATFFTLFDSGLAIGSYVLGLIASRLGYQNLYLYSIIFLFIAVVVFIVRQKKLDRFA, from the coding sequence ATGAAGAAAAAAGATCCTATATGGACTAAAGCATTTATTAGCTTATTTACAACAAATTTTTCAATTTTTATCGTTTTTTACGGTTTAGTATCTGCACTTCCTCTGTACGCAAAAGATGTCTTATCACGTTCAGATGAAGATGCGGGTTTATTGATGACAATTTTTTTAATTTCTGCAATTATTGTTCGACCATTCTCCGGAAAACTTTTAGATCTTGTAGGCAAGCGCAAAATACTTTGGACTACTTTATTCCTGTATTTAATATGTACAGGGCTTTATTATGTGGTCGAACCTTTTCAAGCGTTATTAGTATTACGATTTGTACAAGGTATTTTCTTTAGTATTGCCACAACTGCAAGTGGATCTTTGGCTGCAGATAATATTCCAACGTCCAGACGTGGCGCTGGATTAGGTTATTTTACTATGTCTACAAACTTAGCGGTTGTTGTCGGTCCATTTGTCGCTTTAACTTTCATACAGTTTTTCTCTTATGACATATTATTTCTATCATTAACTACTTTACTAATCCTCGGTGCGACAGCCGCTTTAATGATACCGGCTGATAAGAAACGAGCTAAATCTCTTCCAAAAACAAAACTATCTTGGAATGACCTTTTTGAGAAAAAAGCTTTGCCGATTGCCTTTAATGCGAGCTTAGTAGCTTTTGCATATGCTAGTGTCCTATCTTATTTATCTATTTATTCACAAGAAAAGGGTCTGTTGCACTTAACGAGCAGTTTCTTTGCCGTTTTTGCCGCTGTTATGCTTTTAACGAGACCATTTACAGGTCGTATTTTTGATGAAAAAGGTCCTCAATATATTATTATTCCAGGTCTATTTTCATTTATAATCGGACTTGTGTTACTTGCCTTTATGAATTCCCCTTCCCTATTCTTACTTGCAGGTGCATTTATCGGTCTTGGTTACGGTGCTGTTGTACCTAGCTTTCAAACGCTTGCAATTCAATCGACAAAAAACGAAAGAAGTGGTTATGCTACCGCTACATTTTTTACATTGTTTGATTCAGGACTGGCCATAGGATCTTATGTCCTTGGATTAATCGCTAGTCGGCTTGGCTATCAAAACTTATATTTATATTCTATCATCTTCCTTTTTATCGCAGTAGTCGTATTTATAGTAAGACAGAAGAAGTTGGACCGTTTTGCTTAA
- a CDS encoding CAP domain-containing protein: MRKVGWFLLFILVIFFSRPLWEEYAEDYVDLSFLTPVDEWIDSLEVGHYLNEAKTYWMEIKSEPATTISSDQEPPTGNGIELDQITLGMKKSEIEKIHGNAKRVSLNEYNLVWHTYHENYQNFMMVSYNINNKVNGMFTNQPSQSAFLGLQMDSTRDEVHSVLGNPLTKLRKGNIVYILPDIGEYDLYLIDENYVTLFYDLHENNTITAIQIIAKSVENNQPSTFGKPSEELKKGFEFQLFDLTNAARAIRGLSILTYDQAVSNTARKHSEDMAIHNYFSHEDLEGKSPFDRMEEDGLLFMYAGENLAYGQASSIFAHEGLMNSIGHRKNILSSDFHNLGVGTAFNVESTPYYTENFYSK, encoded by the coding sequence ATGAGAAAAGTTGGTTGGTTTTTACTATTTATTTTAGTGATCTTCTTCTCTAGACCGCTTTGGGAAGAGTATGCGGAGGACTATGTAGATCTTTCCTTTTTAACACCCGTAGATGAGTGGATTGATTCTTTAGAGGTAGGTCATTACTTGAATGAGGCCAAAACATATTGGATGGAAATAAAAAGTGAACCAGCAACTACAATTTCTTCTGATCAAGAACCTCCTACAGGAAACGGAATAGAATTAGATCAAATAACACTTGGTATGAAGAAAAGTGAGATTGAAAAAATACACGGTAATGCAAAAAGAGTGAGCTTAAATGAATATAATCTAGTTTGGCATACTTATCATGAAAATTATCAAAACTTCATGATGGTTTCTTATAATATAAACAATAAGGTAAATGGAATGTTTACCAATCAACCCTCTCAATCAGCTTTCTTAGGATTGCAAATGGATAGTACGAGGGATGAGGTCCACTCAGTTCTTGGTAACCCCCTAACTAAACTGAGGAAAGGTAATATTGTCTATATTCTTCCAGACATAGGAGAATATGATTTATATCTGATTGATGAAAATTATGTGACTCTTTTTTATGATTTACATGAAAATAATACGATTACGGCCATACAAATAATCGCAAAATCGGTGGAAAACAATCAGCCATCTACTTTTGGAAAACCATCTGAAGAGTTGAAAAAAGGATTTGAATTCCAACTTTTCGATTTAACAAATGCTGCACGAGCAATACGTGGTCTATCTATTCTTACTTATGACCAAGCTGTGAGTAATACAGCTCGAAAACATAGTGAAGATATGGCAATTCACAATTATTTTAGTCACGAAGATCTAGAAGGTAAGTCTCCATTTGATAGGATGGAAGAGGATGGTTTACTATTTATGTACGCTGGTGAGAACTTAGCTTACGGACAAGCAAGTAGCATCTTTGCCCATGAAGGTTTAATGAACTCCATCGGTCATCGTAAAAATATTTTAAGTAGTGATTTTCATAATTTAGGAGTAGGTACTGCTTTTAATGTAGAATCTACTCCCTATTACACAGAGAATTTTTATTCGAAATAA
- a CDS encoding ASCH domain-containing protein, protein MNVQAQNYWDAFWKDKEMPTSISAWQFGGSPDVLAQLVVDKVKTATCSGRVFYELEKEPLPKVDDYSIVLNSKDEPVCIIRTSEVTITPMNKVSEAFAYAEGEGDRSYDYWKKVHVQFFTEALREVDLEFSEDMLLVCERFELIDVK, encoded by the coding sequence ATGAATGTCCAAGCACAAAATTATTGGGATGCATTTTGGAAGGACAAAGAAATGCCGACTTCAATTAGTGCATGGCAATTTGGGGGAAGTCCAGATGTATTAGCCCAACTAGTCGTGGATAAAGTGAAAACCGCTACTTGCTCTGGGCGTGTCTTTTACGAATTAGAAAAGGAACCTCTTCCAAAAGTGGATGACTACAGTATTGTGTTAAATAGCAAAGACGAGCCAGTTTGTATTATTCGAACCTCTGAAGTGACGATAACACCGATGAACAAAGTATCAGAAGCATTTGCATACGCTGAAGGAGAAGGGGATCGGTCATACGATTATTGGAAAAAAGTGCATGTACAGTTTTTTACGGAAGCATTAAGAGAAGTAGATTTAGAGTTTTCAGAGGATATGCTACTTGTGTGTGAACGATTTGAATTAATTGATGTCAAATAA
- a CDS encoding alanyl-tRNA editing protein yields MTNKLYYEDPYIQTFSAKILKQTQDYVVLSETAFYPTGGGQPNDSGTLNGIAVTNVELIEGEIRHHLATSLLANTEYVEGAIDWKRRFDHMQQHAGQHILSAAFDNLFGFKTVSFHLGKNSSTIDLDVNEISAHQLAEVEALANEIILENHPIETKWITEEELAQYKLRKPTKVKEDIRLVIIPNFDYNACGGTHPKTTGQVGLIKILQMEKQKQNIRVEFVCGARVITHLQRKHTIITNLINSLSSPEEKLEDAVHTLLNNVKMQEKQISNLNGLLLQYEANELIRNTKGTILTANFQNRTIQELQKLAKLITTESIETLCILVSQNEDRIQIVAARGSSVNQNMKELIEKILPLINGKGGGNNTIAQGGGENRISTEQLLQKSLEYITA; encoded by the coding sequence ATGACAAACAAACTTTATTATGAAGATCCGTACATACAAACGTTTTCCGCAAAAATTCTAAAACAAACACAGGATTATGTGGTGCTTTCAGAAACAGCATTTTATCCTACTGGTGGTGGTCAACCGAATGATAGTGGAACACTAAATGGCATCGCTGTCACGAATGTAGAATTAATAGAAGGGGAAATTAGACATCACCTAGCGACAAGTCTTCTAGCTAATACGGAGTATGTAGAGGGGGCTATTGATTGGAAAAGACGGTTTGATCATATGCAGCAACATGCCGGTCAACATATTTTGTCAGCTGCTTTTGATAACCTATTTGGATTTAAAACGGTTAGCTTTCATTTAGGAAAAAACAGCTCCACAATTGATTTGGATGTAAATGAGATTTCTGCGCATCAGTTAGCAGAAGTAGAAGCACTGGCAAATGAAATAATTCTAGAAAACCATCCGATCGAGACAAAGTGGATAACAGAAGAAGAACTTGCTCAATACAAGCTTCGCAAACCTACTAAAGTGAAGGAAGATATACGACTTGTCATAATACCTAACTTTGACTATAACGCCTGTGGTGGAACACATCCAAAAACAACGGGCCAAGTTGGACTTATTAAAATTTTGCAGATGGAGAAACAAAAACAAAATATTCGAGTGGAATTTGTTTGTGGAGCAAGAGTTATTACTCATCTGCAACGTAAACATACTATTATTACTAATTTAATAAATAGTTTAAGTTCCCCGGAAGAAAAACTAGAGGATGCTGTGCACACTTTACTGAATAACGTCAAAATGCAAGAAAAACAAATATCAAACTTAAACGGGCTACTTTTGCAATATGAAGCAAATGAACTTATTAGAAATACGAAAGGAACAATACTGACGGCCAATTTTCAAAATCGTACTATTCAGGAACTGCAAAAACTCGCAAAGCTAATTACTACTGAATCGATCGAAACGTTATGTATTTTAGTATCTCAAAATGAAGATCGCATACAAATAGTTGCCGCTAGGGGAAGTTCTGTAAATCAAAATATGAAAGAACTGATAGAAAAAATCCTTCCACTTATTAACGGAAAAGGTGGTGGAAACAACACGATTGCACAAGGTGGCGGAGAAAATAGGATATCAACTGAGCAATTATTACAAAAATCACTAGAATATATTACCGCATAA
- a CDS encoding Mur ligase family protein yields the protein MELTKLMEHVNVKEVIHTKQIDIAGLAYNSRKVEKGQVFVCVRGFKADGHQFAGQAVENGAIALVVEEFIEGLDVPQYKVESGRNALATLADAYYDHPTQKLKTIGITATNGKTSTSFMTNAILENNGLKTGLMGTVVVKIGDYAEPSELTTPESLDLQRFYAQMVDAGVSHATMEVSSSALELNRVGCVDFDIVTLNNISREHIDLHSSFENYFEHKSSLIRNAGADKVAILNLDDKYSASLVNKTKAKVITIGVEEQSADVICRNLDLSTGRAKFTVDITRDLVTQDLVIPKQHFQIELSTPGFHSVYNSMVSIVIGLLCEVPIETIQKSLYEFVGVERRFEIIFEDDFKIIDDHFANSGNIDITLGTLEKMDFNRVSLVYAIRGDRGVTVNKENAEAIARWAPRLGIHEVIATLSRSHVTQKDIVSDAELAVFKEVMEEVGINVHLYEELPDAIGHSLQEVTEGDLLLLAGCQGMDYGAKIALEQLETIRPNMDKKKLFQPLEKRVAGNS from the coding sequence ATGGAATTAACAAAGTTAATGGAACACGTAAACGTTAAAGAAGTCATTCATACAAAACAAATAGATATAGCAGGGCTTGCATATAACTCGAGAAAAGTTGAAAAAGGACAAGTGTTTGTTTGTGTAAGAGGGTTTAAAGCGGATGGACATCAGTTTGCTGGACAAGCAGTAGAAAACGGGGCTATCGCACTCGTAGTAGAAGAATTTATAGAAGGTTTAGATGTACCTCAGTACAAAGTAGAAAGCGGGCGAAATGCTTTAGCGACACTTGCGGATGCATATTATGATCATCCAACTCAAAAACTTAAAACAATTGGTATTACTGCTACAAATGGAAAGACCTCCACATCATTTATGACGAATGCTATTCTAGAAAATAATGGACTTAAAACAGGATTAATGGGAACGGTTGTTGTAAAGATTGGTGATTATGCGGAGCCATCTGAATTGACCACTCCAGAATCTCTAGACTTGCAACGTTTTTATGCACAGATGGTTGATGCAGGCGTTTCACATGCAACGATGGAAGTTTCTTCATCCGCATTAGAGTTAAATCGAGTAGGTTGTGTGGATTTTGATATCGTTACACTGAATAATATAAGTCGTGAGCATATCGATTTGCACTCGTCATTTGAGAATTATTTTGAACATAAATCTAGCTTGATTCGAAATGCGGGAGCAGACAAAGTCGCTATATTAAATTTAGACGACAAATATTCTGCTTCTCTTGTCAATAAAACAAAAGCAAAAGTGATCACTATTGGAGTAGAAGAACAGTCGGCAGATGTCATTTGTAGAAACTTGGATTTATCTACGGGTCGTGCAAAATTCACGGTAGATATTACGCGGGATCTAGTTACACAAGATCTTGTAATTCCAAAGCAACATTTTCAAATTGAACTTTCTACACCTGGATTTCACTCTGTTTATAACTCCATGGTTAGTATTGTAATCGGATTATTATGTGAAGTGCCTATAGAAACTATTCAAAAAAGCTTGTATGAATTTGTTGGAGTTGAGCGTAGGTTTGAAATAATATTCGAGGACGACTTTAAAATTATTGATGACCACTTTGCTAATAGCGGAAATATAGATATTACGCTGGGCACTTTAGAAAAAATGGATTTCAATCGTGTCTCTCTTGTGTATGCAATTCGCGGTGATAGAGGAGTTACAGTAAATAAAGAAAATGCAGAAGCTATTGCAAGATGGGCACCTAGACTTGGAATCCATGAAGTTATTGCAACGCTTAGCCGCTCTCATGTCACGCAAAAGGATATAGTTTCCGATGCAGAGCTTGCTGTATTTAAAGAAGTGATGGAAGAGGTAGGGATTAACGTTCATTTATACGAAGAATTACCGGACGCAATAGGGCATAGCCTTCAGGAAGTAACAGAAGGTGACTTACTATTACTCGCTGGATGCCAAGGAATGGACTATGGTGCCAAAATTGCTTTAGAGCAACTAGAAACCATACGACCAAATATGGATAAAAAGAAACTATTCCAACCACTTGAAAAGCGAGTAGCTGGAAACTCCTAA
- a CDS encoding MarR family winged helix-turn-helix transcriptional regulator: MNPLFHELFQKTRFLTNEINQCLKKHELYASQWTVMYCIQKHEKMSLTQIWKYLNVEAPTITRTVYRLVELGWVDIYPGKDRREKIVQLSEKAIQEFPKIIASIQEFEERMVSNLTKEEETLLIGFLQKIK, from the coding sequence ATGAATCCACTTTTCCATGAACTTTTTCAGAAGACACGCTTTTTAACAAATGAGATAAATCAATGTCTAAAAAAGCACGAATTATACGCCTCGCAATGGACTGTCATGTACTGTATTCAAAAACATGAAAAAATGTCTTTAACTCAGATATGGAAATACTTGAATGTAGAAGCTCCTACGATTACACGGACAGTTTATCGCTTAGTAGAGCTTGGTTGGGTAGATATTTATCCTGGTAAAGATCGTCGAGAGAAAATAGTACAATTATCCGAAAAAGCAATACAAGAATTCCCCAAAATAATAGCTTCTATACAAGAATTTGAAGAAAGAATGGTCTCAAATCTTACAAAAGAAGAGGAGACTCTTTTGATCGGTTTTTTACAAAAAATTAAATAA
- a CDS encoding transporter has product MNNQFPYFQNQPGAGQQGPPSGNQYFPGNMMPNQGQGQGQYPNQYPGQYPSQYPGQYPGQYPSQFPGQMPGQMPGQMPGQMPGQQQWPHGYDHSAPPSFPPLDPPEAQGGAPTSPPPSFVPQQQNVGVFAVDPGSIRGCLRRNTYIWLTNGSAFWLFPTFVGRNSISGFRWNGRMWTFYGTDLNRISSFQCY; this is encoded by the coding sequence ATGAACAACCAATTTCCATATTTTCAAAATCAGCCAGGAGCAGGACAACAAGGTCCTCCATCTGGAAATCAATACTTTCCAGGAAATATGATGCCAAACCAAGGGCAAGGCCAGGGACAATACCCCAACCAATATCCAGGGCAATATCCTAGCCAGTATCCGGGTCAATATCCCGGACAATATCCTAGCCAATTCCCTGGACAAATGCCAGGTCAAATGCCAGGTCAAATGCCGGGACAAATGCCGGGACAACAGCAGTGGCCGCATGGATATGATCATTCAGCTCCCCCTAGTTTTCCACCACTTGATCCGCCTGAAGCACAAGGAGGAGCACCAACTAGTCCACCGCCTTCTTTCGTACCACAGCAACAAAATGTTGGAGTGTTCGCGGTAGATCCAGGTTCTATACGTGGCTGTTTACGCCGCAATACTTATATATGGCTGACAAATGGTAGTGCTTTTTGGCTTTTTCCAACCTTCGTTGGTCGAAACTCCATTTCTGGATTCAGATGGAATGGCCGTATGTGGACCTTTTATGGTACCGATTTAAATAGAATCTCTTCTTTTCAATGTTACTAA
- a CDS encoding STAS domain-containing protein, whose product MSQLTKNLHDFIIENKSNITDEWLSKQFLEDPKYISSNSEIYLRKENGALIEAIASIYVQDPEEYQNYIDNRAADVAKKRAAEAFPLYESIRSFRSVRKTLWKFVQIFMDQNNGTVTTQDVSAWSDSMNTAFDYIIESFAKHHHDHTQQILTSQQALITELSSPVIPIKEGIGVLPLVGNIDFQRAKLILESTLEQCSEKKLTKIFIDLSAVPILDTMVAQQLYQLLAALKLIGVEPIFSGIRPELAQISLSLGISFSDTKTYFSLSRALEVHTNLYVK is encoded by the coding sequence ATGAGTCAGCTGACAAAAAATCTACATGACTTTATTATTGAAAACAAATCAAATATAACAGATGAATGGCTTTCTAAACAGTTTTTGGAAGATCCTAAGTATATCTCTTCGAACTCGGAGATATATTTAAGAAAAGAAAATGGTGCTTTAATAGAAGCAATTGCCTCTATATACGTTCAAGATCCAGAAGAATACCAAAATTATATTGATAATCGAGCTGCGGATGTTGCTAAAAAAAGAGCCGCTGAAGCTTTCCCTCTCTATGAAAGCATTCGTTCGTTTCGTAGCGTACGTAAAACATTATGGAAATTTGTTCAAATTTTTATGGACCAAAATAATGGCACAGTCACTACTCAGGATGTCAGCGCTTGGTCAGATAGCATGAATACAGCATTTGACTACATTATTGAAAGCTTCGCTAAGCATCATCACGATCATACACAACAAATACTGACTAGTCAGCAAGCGCTGATCACAGAACTTAGTAGCCCTGTAATCCCTATAAAAGAAGGGATAGGTGTATTACCACTTGTCGGCAATATTGACTTCCAACGCGCAAAATTAATATTGGAATCCACTTTAGAACAATGTTCGGAAAAAAAACTCACTAAAATATTCATAGATTTATCTGCTGTTCCTATCCTAGATACAATGGTGGCACAACAACTATACCAATTATTAGCTGCATTAAAGTTAATAGGAGTAGAGCCTATTTTTTCAGGAATCCGTCCAGAATTAGCACAAATTTCTCTATCTCTTGGTATAAGTTTTTCAGATACAAAAACATATTTTTCCTTATCCCGTGCGTTAGAAGTGCATACAAATTTATATGTTAAATAA
- a CDS encoding DNA alkylation repair protein translates to MKLKWSTELVKSYMEPHRNEENAIPMAKYMKNNFPFLGIKTPERRMVFSALIKENELPSFESLHDEVWELFQLEEREYHYVAIELLGKYKKKLTIEDLPFCLKIIENHSWWDSIDSIAPKIVGDIVKANRVEGEVIMGEWAKSSNMWTNRASILHQLKYKNDTNEELLFTTVQRHATSKEFFIQKAIGWVLREYAKTNPEVVHRFVENTQLAALSKREALKHFK, encoded by the coding sequence ATGAAGCTTAAATGGTCAACAGAACTAGTTAAAAGTTATATGGAGCCGCATCGAAACGAAGAAAATGCAATACCGATGGCAAAATATATGAAAAACAACTTCCCTTTTTTGGGGATTAAAACCCCGGAACGAAGAATGGTTTTTAGTGCACTTATAAAAGAAAATGAGCTTCCTTCATTCGAATCATTACATGATGAGGTATGGGAGCTCTTTCAATTAGAAGAGCGAGAATATCATTACGTGGCAATCGAATTATTAGGTAAATATAAAAAGAAACTAACGATAGAAGATTTACCTTTTTGCCTAAAGATAATTGAAAATCATTCGTGGTGGGATAGCATAGACTCGATTGCACCAAAGATTGTTGGAGATATTGTGAAAGCTAATAGAGTGGAAGGGGAAGTCATTATGGGCGAATGGGCAAAGTCTTCGAATATGTGGACAAATCGGGCTTCTATTTTACATCAACTAAAATATAAGAATGACACAAATGAAGAACTGTTATTTACGACTGTTCAACGTCACGCAACTTCAAAAGAGTTTTTCATTCAAAAGGCGATAGGGTGGGTACTTAGAGAATATGCGAAAACAAACCCAGAAGTCGTTCACCGATTTGTAGAAAATACGCAACTTGCTGCTTTAAGTAAGCGAGAAGCATTAAAACATTTTAAATAA